TGTCTCCTAAATGTTTCATAAGCAAAAAGAAGACGAGCCCTGCCATGAGAAAAATTACTCCCAAAGTAAGGCCTTTACCCAGCGCATGACGACCGCGTTGACCGATAAGCACCGGTAGAGATAAAAGCAGCAAGGGGCCGGCAGCCAAAGGCCAACACAAACGATAGGCAATCTCGCTTTCTGCTAAAGTATAAGGAAGCCCGGCCTGCTTTAAAAACTCTCGTTGCTGCCAGAGTTCGTATAATTGATGAAGGCGAGGGGTCTTTTTCACGGTAAGGACGGTGTCAGGGTCAAACTCAAGTACGAGGGAGTACTTTTTGAACCATTTAGGGACGAATTTATTCTTACGTTCCTTTATAAGACCATCTTTAAAATGCCAGCGCCCACACTGATAAAAGGCTTCCTTTGCCCAAATAATGCGGATGGGCAGACCTTTTTTGTCAATTTTGGCATAAGTTACATCGCGAAGATAAGTCACCGAAGAAGTTAAAACTTGGGCAATTAAAAAAGAATCAACCCCCCTAAAATGGAGTTTTCCTTTTATGATCACGCCCTTGGGATCTTTTTTGCGGACTTTAGTTTCCCAGAAAAACTGGGCCTTATAGGCACTCTGAGGAAGAAAAAAATCAGACGCAACTACAAAACACATGGAAAGCAAAAGAGCCATAGCAATATAAGGAAAAGAGAGTTTTTTAGCAGAAAAACCAAGGCTTCGGAAAGCAAGAAGTTCTCCTCCCCGGGCTAAAAATACAAAAGCCAGCAGACCTGCCAAAACTAAACAAATTGGCCACAGATCAAAAACTATTTCCGGGAGGCGATAAAAGAGATACTTAAACAGGTAATACAAAGGCAGTTTAGCACGGGTAATATTGTCAAGCTTATCAAAAAACTCTACTAAACTATAAACACCTACAAATACTGGAAACATTAAGCAAAGAAAGTAAAGATATGGCTTTAGCAAATAGCGCTGGTAAATTTTCATTTAACAGGCCTTATTTTTCCTTTTTTGGCTATAACAATTAAAAGCAAACAAACTATAAGAAGAAAAATATTAGGAATTTGCAAACTTATTGCAGGAGGCAATAACTTGGTCTCAGCAAGACTTACACCTATTGTCTCCAAAAAGTAATAACCAAGATAAAGAAATATCGCTAAAACTCCGGCCGTTAACCTACCAGAGCCTCTAATCATAGCGCCCACAAAAGCACCTATAAATGGCAAAAAGAACGCTGCCCACGGGAAAGAAAGACGTTGATAATACTCTACAAGAAATCTTATCCGCTTAGGATTGTCTTTAGGGAGAGCTAAGGCCTTTTGTTTCAGTTCTTTAAGGGACATTTCCCCACGACTTGGAGTGCGTTTTTTTTCAAGATCTGAGAGCTTTATGCGGTAGATATATTTTTCAAAATCAATTTCTTGGGTGGAAGAATAATCACTCCCAACCAAATGCAGAGAGCCCTTTTCCAGGCGAAGCTCTAACGTATTCTCTCTAACATCAAGAGAGCCCCTCTCGGCAAAAATAACGCCTTTTTCTTGTTTGCCTGTCTCATCTACGATGAATACGGCGGCAAAGTTTTTGCCTTCTTGCCAGGCTTTTTTTACAAAAATAGAAAGCCCTGGCGCAAGGGAAACAAAATTCTTCGGTGGAATACCCTTCTCTATCTTGCGCTTGGCTAGC
Above is a window of Thermodesulfatator atlanticus DSM 21156 DNA encoding:
- a CDS encoding LptF/LptG family permease, which produces MKIYQRYLLKPYLYFLCLMFPVFVGVYSLVEFFDKLDNITRAKLPLYYLFKYLFYRLPEIVFDLWPICLVLAGLLAFVFLARGGELLAFRSLGFSAKKLSFPYIAMALLLSMCFVVASDFFLPQSAYKAQFFWETKVRKKDPKGVIIKGKLHFRGVDSFLIAQVLTSSVTYLRDVTYAKIDKKGLPIRIIWAKEAFYQCGRWHFKDGLIKERKNKFVPKWFKKYSLVLEFDPDTVLTVKKTPRLHQLYELWQQREFLKQAGLPYTLAESEIAYRLCWPLAAGPLLLLSLPVLIGQRGRHALGKGLTLGVIFLMAGLVFFLLMKHLGDKGLVSPLLIQPLTLFVISLAGWVNFRIFRI
- a CDS encoding LptF/LptG family permease, which translates into the protein MILFRYLSKELWKNFILILLSLNGLLLFTRFVALMVELSDENLTVRDYFRLLSYFAPYFLTYLLPLAALLAAIFLFMRLAQDQELLAFESLGIPFWKLLRPVAFLSVAALIATYLVTIVYLPWSKHAFRNFFFELAKRKIEKGIPPKNFVSLAPGLSIFVKKAWQEGKNFAAVFIVDETGKQEKGVIFAERGSLDVRENTLELRLEKGSLHLVGSDYSSTQEIDFEKYIYRIKLSDLEKKRTPSRGEMSLKELKQKALALPKDNPKRIRFLVEYYQRLSFPWAAFFLPFIGAFVGAMIRGSGRLTAGVLAIFLYLGYYFLETIGVSLAETKLLPPAISLQIPNIFLLIVCLLLIVIAKKGKIRPVK